A window of Vicinamibacteria bacterium contains these coding sequences:
- a CDS encoding type II toxin-antitoxin system Phd/YefM family antitoxin: MKFSEAIEPVTTLKIKSAELIRRARESGQPIVITQNGKATAVLLDVESFERQREALLLLRYLAVGEDEVSRGRGVRDKDARRHFEKKLKQLWSE, from the coding sequence ATGAAGTTCAGCGAAGCGATCGAGCCGGTCACGACGTTGAAGATCAAGAGTGCTGAGCTAATCCGGCGAGCGAGAGAGTCTGGCCAGCCGATCGTGATCACCCAGAACGGCAAGGCAACCGCGGTGCTGCTGGATGTGGAGAGCTTCGAGCGGCAACGCGAGGCCCTTCTCTTGCTGCGCTACCTGGCGGTCGGTGAGGACGAGGTAAGCCGCGGCAGGGGCGTGCGCGACAAGGATGCGCGTCGTCACTTCGAGAAGAAGCTGAAACAGCTCTGGAGTGAATGA